The following are from one region of the Oryzias melastigma strain HK-1 linkage group LG22, ASM292280v2, whole genome shotgun sequence genome:
- the fam167b gene encoding protein FAM167A has product MDFKEFGEESSEGETEDLDSVKALTEKLKLETRRPSYLEWQERVLARPWKERSAEDSPESGGEAVAMPAVLRKENSELTVRNICGFDTIDDALEFLRKELREMQVQDNRLARQLIRLRSEIHRLKVEQVCHRHKEMLDDASYELEECGEESDLLCDIPMKAAFALSTPLKHLGLTKMNINSRRFSLC; this is encoded by the exons ATGGATTTCAAAGAGTTTGGGGAGGAATCCTCGGAGGGAGAGACGGAGGATCTGGACAGCGTGAAAGCTCTGACGGAGAAGCTGAAGCTGGAGACGCGCAGGCCGTCCTATCTGGAGTGGCAGGAGAGGGTGCTGGCGCGCCCGTGGAAGGAGAGGAGCGCAGAGGACAGTCCCGAGTCTGGAGGAGAGGCCGTGGCCATGCCTGCAGTTCTGAGGAAGGAGAACTCCGAGCTGACGGTGCGCAACATCTGTGGCTTCGACACCATTGATGATGCTTTGGAGTTTTTGAGGAAGGAGCTG AGGGAGATGCAGGTCCAGGACAACCGTCTGGCCCGTCAGCTCATCCGCCTGCGCAGTGAGATCCACCGGCTGAAGGTGGAGCAGGTCTGCCACCGTCACAAGGAGATGCTGGACGACGCGTCCTACGAGCTGGAGGAGTGTGGGGAGGAGTCGGACCTGCTGTGTGACATCCCCATGAAGGCCGCCTTCGCCCTGTCCACCCCGCTGAAGCATCTGGGTCTGACCAAGATGAACATAAACTCCAGGCGCTTCTCGCTCTGTTAG